A single Flavobacterium sp. 1 DNA region contains:
- a CDS encoding DUF4209 domain-containing protein codes for MNELEQFYEKLNKSDYDHRSSHDINSELQKISTILNEKKDYKTLEISELERQAFSITKSFNKVEDSDKGTINGLSWKMSGTQTFEDGSTGSLYWPDVRNLKNDDFQYFENRYKTCENLYAKTEFGLLMYFGTQTAYSKHIDFKKSLFKDLFDLSQYYLNKAKKPDDKNHYILDYYTTFKNAFLIAYKSKLIEELEQIVKSVSETHNGWDIRMDGTLRVLIDLSSLTSEYFKVFKDKVDYNKILLKNKQGAEEIEKNHIWGAIYVTNANIEIAKKTNKQIDSFLEYKAELYLKLSDDAEKGGNMAAVTFTENALRIYQQVKNKERVTEVEKKYSEQRGKFKLATIRQDFPKEHTDKITQNIKETVSAVNENDIIHYLIITPWYNKIESIKLMANDTKKRSLLKSLFSSSILDKYGNTIDTFNTEEEKDAFNFWQSYGYNFQIGTQTMYQFFIEAFKAGKISYNSILMYLEQTWFNEPIIRNYNGEAFGILPIDLIKPGIKRMFIELDSFYADNDYELDYVTIVDSLVLKIETLIRNFCEKIGIATFKTRQKGNDKLVMEKLLDDLLADVKSSDINHTGFDEEDRIFIKYVLSEKAGLNLRNQVAHGLMDINEYSLDNIIVILSIILKISKYSFTKK; via the coding sequence ATGAATGAACTTGAACAATTTTATGAAAAACTAAATAAAAGTGATTACGATCATCGCTCAAGTCACGATATAAATTCTGAATTACAAAAAATTTCAACTATACTAAACGAAAAAAAAGATTATAAAACTCTAGAAATTTCAGAATTAGAGAGACAAGCTTTTTCAATTACAAAATCTTTCAACAAAGTTGAGGATTCCGACAAAGGAACTATTAATGGATTGAGTTGGAAAATGTCAGGAACTCAAACTTTTGAGGATGGTTCAACTGGATCATTATATTGGCCTGACGTAAGAAACTTAAAGAATGATGATTTTCAATATTTCGAAAATAGATATAAGACCTGTGAAAATTTGTATGCTAAAACAGAATTCGGTCTTTTAATGTATTTTGGAACTCAAACAGCATACTCAAAACATATTGATTTTAAAAAATCTCTTTTTAAAGACCTTTTTGATTTAAGTCAATATTATTTAAACAAAGCTAAAAAGCCAGATGATAAAAACCATTACATATTAGACTATTATACCACTTTTAAAAATGCATTTTTAATCGCTTATAAATCCAAATTAATAGAGGAACTCGAGCAAATAGTAAAATCAGTTTCTGAAACACATAATGGATGGGATATAAGAATGGATGGCACACTTCGTGTACTAATTGATTTGTCTAGTTTAACATCTGAATATTTTAAAGTTTTCAAAGATAAAGTTGATTATAATAAAATTTTACTTAAAAATAAACAAGGAGCGGAAGAAATAGAAAAAAATCATATATGGGGTGCAATTTATGTAACTAATGCTAATATTGAAATCGCTAAAAAAACAAATAAACAGATTGATAGCTTTTTAGAATACAAAGCCGAACTTTATCTTAAACTTTCTGATGATGCCGAGAAAGGTGGAAATATGGCAGCTGTTACTTTTACTGAAAATGCTTTAAGAATTTATCAACAAGTAAAAAATAAAGAAAGAGTAACAGAAGTTGAAAAAAAATACTCAGAACAAAGAGGGAAGTTTAAATTAGCTACAATTCGGCAGGATTTTCCAAAAGAACATACAGATAAAATAACCCAAAATATTAAAGAAACTGTATCTGCAGTAAATGAAAATGATATTATTCACTATCTCATAATAACACCTTGGTATAATAAAATTGAGAGCATTAAATTAATGGCGAATGACACTAAAAAAAGAAGTCTTTTAAAGTCATTATTTAGCTCTTCCATTTTGGATAAATACGGTAATACTATAGATACTTTTAATACTGAAGAAGAAAAAGATGCCTTCAATTTTTGGCAGTCATATGGTTATAATTTTCAAATTGGAACTCAAACGATGTACCAATTTTTTATAGAAGCATTTAAAGCTGGAAAAATAAGTTACAATTCAATTTTAATGTATTTAGAACAGACCTGGTTTAATGAACCCATAATAAGAAATTATAATGGAGAAGCATTTGGGATACTTCCAATCGATTTGATAAAACCCGGTATAAAAAGAATGTTTATAGAACTAGATTCTTTCTATGCTGACAATGATTATGAATTAGACTATGTGACTATTGTTGATAGCTTGGTCTTAAAGATTGAAACCCTAATCAGAAATTTTTGTGAAAAAATCGGAATAGCTACTTTTAAAACGAGGCAAAAAGGCAATGACAAATTGGTAATGGAGAAATTATTAGATGATTTACTTGCCGATGTTAAAAGTTCAGATATTAATCATACTGGTTTTGATGAAGAAGACAGGATTTTTATCAAATATGTTTTATCTGAAAAAGCTGGATTAAATTTAAGAAACCAAGTAGCTCATGGATTAATGGATATAAACGAATATTCTTTGGATAACATTATTGTAATATTGTCTATAATACTTAAAATCAGTAAATATTCATTTACTAAAAAATAA
- a CDS encoding glycoside hydrolase family 3 N-terminal domain-containing protein: MKKTATLLLVFVSFFAFSQQQTIDQKVEALLKKMTLEEKIGQMNQYTGDNTVTGPITINVNKQSEIKKGLIGSMLNIMGTKYTRQYQDLAMQSRLKIPLLFGLDVIHGYKTTFPIPLAEAASWDLSAIELSARIAATEAAASGIHWTFAPMVDISRDPRWGRVMEGAGEDTYLGSKIAYARVKGFQGNLGDVNSVMACVKHFAAYGAAIGGRDYNSVDMSNRMLWETYLPPYKSALDAGAATFMNSFNDLNGIPATGNSYLLRDILKGKWNFQGFVVSDWGSIGEMVNHGYVKDNKEAALASITAGSDMDMESNAYRYNLEQLVKENKVPVALIDDAVKRILRKKFEMGLFDDPYKFCSPEREQAALNNPEHTKAARAMAAKSIVLLKNERDVLPLSKGLKTIAFIGPMVKSKRDNHGFWAVDVKDVDSTYIVSQWEGLENKVGKRTKILYAKGCGVEDKSKEGFADALHVASQAKVIILSIGENFNKSGEAKSKSNLQLPGVQEELIKELQKTGKPIVILINAGRPLVFNWIADNMPTIVYTWWLGSEAGNAIADVLFGDYNPSGKLPMTFPRTEGQIPIYYNHFNTGRPSVNEDKNYKSAYIDLPTTPKFPFGYGLSYTTFEYSNLKLSKKAIKNNETITVSVNITNTGSVKGEEVVQLYLRDRVGSVVRPIIELKDFQKIILNRGETKTIQFTIDNQKLSFYNNALEFVSEPGDFDLMIGSSSADIRLKDSFELVK, translated from the coding sequence ATGAAAAAAACAGCTACACTACTATTAGTATTCGTTTCTTTTTTTGCTTTTTCACAGCAGCAAACCATAGATCAAAAAGTTGAAGCCTTATTGAAGAAAATGACTTTGGAAGAAAAAATCGGGCAGATGAACCAATACACAGGTGACAATACTGTTACGGGGCCAATTACCATTAATGTTAATAAACAAAGCGAAATCAAAAAAGGCTTAATTGGTTCGATGCTGAATATCATGGGTACAAAATACACAAGACAGTACCAAGATTTAGCAATGCAGTCGCGTTTGAAAATTCCGTTGTTATTTGGTTTGGATGTAATTCATGGCTACAAAACTACATTTCCAATTCCACTAGCCGAAGCGGCAAGCTGGGATTTGTCTGCGATTGAACTTTCAGCCAGAATTGCTGCTACCGAAGCCGCTGCTTCTGGAATTCACTGGACATTTGCTCCAATGGTTGATATTTCTCGTGACCCGCGTTGGGGCAGAGTGATGGAAGGTGCTGGAGAAGATACCTATTTAGGATCCAAAATTGCGTATGCAAGAGTTAAAGGATTTCAAGGAAATTTAGGCGATGTAAATTCGGTTATGGCATGCGTAAAACATTTTGCCGCTTATGGAGCAGCAATTGGCGGACGCGATTACAACTCGGTTGACATGAGTAACAGAATGCTTTGGGAAACGTATTTGCCTCCTTACAAATCGGCACTAGATGCGGGAGCGGCTACTTTTATGAATTCGTTCAACGATCTAAACGGAATACCAGCCACAGGAAACAGTTATTTATTGAGAGACATCCTGAAAGGCAAATGGAATTTTCAGGGTTTTGTAGTTTCCGATTGGGGCTCTATTGGTGAAATGGTGAATCACGGTTACGTAAAAGACAATAAAGAAGCTGCTCTTGCATCCATAACCGCAGGAAGTGACATGGATATGGAAAGCAATGCCTATCGCTATAATTTGGAGCAATTGGTAAAAGAAAACAAAGTTCCTGTAGCTTTAATCGATGACGCTGTAAAAAGAATTTTGCGCAAGAAATTCGAAATGGGATTGTTTGATGATCCCTATAAATTCTGCAGTCCGGAAAGGGAACAAGCAGCATTAAATAATCCGGAACATACCAAAGCGGCAAGAGCGATGGCTGCAAAAAGTATTGTCCTGCTGAAAAACGAAAGAGATGTTCTGCCACTTTCGAAAGGGCTAAAAACAATTGCATTTATTGGACCAATGGTAAAATCGAAAAGAGACAATCACGGATTTTGGGCTGTAGATGTAAAAGATGTTGATTCGACTTATATCGTTTCACAATGGGAAGGCTTGGAGAATAAAGTAGGCAAAAGAACCAAAATTTTATATGCCAAAGGCTGTGGTGTTGAAGACAAAAGCAAAGAAGGTTTTGCAGATGCGCTGCATGTTGCCAGCCAAGCTAAGGTTATTATTTTGAGTATTGGAGAAAATTTCAATAAAAGCGGGGAAGCCAAAAGCAAAAGCAATCTGCAGTTGCCAGGCGTTCAGGAGGAACTGATTAAGGAGCTTCAAAAAACTGGGAAGCCAATCGTTATTTTGATTAATGCGGGAAGACCGCTTGTTTTTAATTGGATTGCCGATAATATGCCAACCATTGTCTACACGTGGTGGCTGGGATCAGAAGCTGGAAATGCCATTGCCGATGTGCTTTTTGGCGATTATAATCCATCAGGAAAACTGCCAATGACTTTCCCTAGAACCGAAGGGCAGATTCCAATTTACTACAACCATTTCAATACAGGAAGGCCTTCTGTCAATGAAGATAAAAATTACAAATCGGCTTACATCGATTTGCCAACGACACCTAAATTTCCATTTGGATACGGATTAAGCTATACCACTTTTGAATATTCAAATTTGAAATTGTCCAAAAAAGCAATAAAAAATAATGAAACAATTACCGTTTCCGTAAACATAACCAATACAGGAAGTGTGAAAGGGGAGGAAGTGGTTCAATTGTATTTGAGAGACAGAGTAGGTTCTGTAGTTCGCCCGATAATCGAGCTGAAAGATTTTCAGAAAATCATATTGAATCGCGGAGAAACAAAAACAATTCAGTTTACAATTGACAATCAAAAATTGTCGTTTTACAACAACGCATTAGAGTTTGTTTCAGAACCTGGCGATTTTGATTTAATGATTGGTTCCTCCTCGGCCGATATCCGTTTGAAAGACAGTTTTGAATTGGTGAAATAA